In the genome of Mixta calida, the window AATCACGGTAATACGATCGACGGTGACGCGCGTCTGGTCAAGCATAATGCCCGCCGCCGCGGTATATTTTTCCGACAGCGCGCCGAATTCGCGACTGAGCGCCGGCGTGACGCCGTTGGCGTGGCGGCGATACTCTTCTACCGTGCCCTGCTGCGCCAGCTGCATCTGCGGCCGCACGCCCTGTTCCAGCAGCTTCGCCCAGCTTTCCTCCACCGCGGTGGAGGTCGACGCATCCATCGGCCCCGGCGCCGCCGCTTTAAACAGCTCCAGCTGCTTCGCCATGCCGTCCAGCGCTTTTTGCACGTTGTCGAAGGCCGCCGCATCCGGCGTTCCGCCGGCGGCGCGCGTTTCCATTACGCGTGAAAGACGCGTGACAAAGCGGAAATATTGATCGTTCCCTTTGCTGAGGATATTCATCTGCGCCACCAGCTGGCGGTCAATGCTGTTGCCGTCGCTCAGGGCGTTCAATGAGTGTACGCTGTACATGCCCACCGCGGACCAAAGTAAACAAAACAGGCCAAGAATAGAAAGCATTACGGCGCGTATGGTGAAGTTCTTTAAAAGCTGCATAGCTGCCTCAATTCGGTCAATAACCATCAAATGTTCCGCCACCGGGCGGGCTTATCGACTGTTATCGGCAGCTTTTGCAAAACTTATACTGTTTTATAACATCTTTAACAGATGCCGGTTCAGCGCTGACCGCAGCGGCCGCTATGCCGCTGCGCAGGGTGGTACGCGCGGCGCGCTTACAGCCGCACCATTGCGCGCACCAGCAACCGCAGCAGCCTCAAACGCAGGCGCATAAAACGCGTCTGCGGAACGATAGCCGCTTCCCCTTTCATGCCGAAACGCAGAGTAGTGTCCTCGCCCGGTCGCCAGGCGGGCCAGAGGACTTCGCCCTGCAGCTGATGGGAGAACTCGGTGGCGTCATGGGCGAAGCGCAGCCAGTATTCACTGACGCGCCGGGCGAACGTCCGATCGTTATCGGTAAAGGGCCGGTTCGCCTGCTGCGGGTTTTCCGCATTCAGCGTGTCCATCACGTAGGGAATTTCACTGCCGTGCCAGCTGCCGTTGGGGCAGAGATCGCGCGAGTTCTCCGAGACATAGTCAAAGTAGTAACGCCAGCCCGGCACGCCGCGGCGATACTGCGCATTCACCGCCAGCCAGGTCATGGTGCCGAACGCCATATCGCGCGCCACTTTTCTGCCGAGACGGCGATCGTCATGCTCGTCATAAAGCGATTTGATCATTTTCAGCAGCAGCGGCCGCCGCGCACGCAGTTTGGCGATGGTGGCGACAGGATCGACGCCGAAAAACTCCAGCACGCTCGCCTCGTCGCTGTTGTAGCCGATCATTAGCGGATAACGGTGCTGACGCGCGGCGGCGAACACCTCCACCACCGGCTTCGGCAACACGCGATCGCCCGCAATAGCGACCGGGCCGTTGCCAAGATGCGGCGGCAGCGTCCAGAAGCTGTCCGCAGGCAGCGCGCGCAACGCTTCCGCCGTAGCGTTTTTCAACCCCAGGTGATGCGCCGCCGCCACGCCGCTTGCCAGCGCCTCGCTGCGTTTTTTATCCGGCAGGCTGTAGGCGCTCTGCACGATGCCTTTATGAAACAGCCCCGCCGCCAAAGGCGAAGCAAACAGCGACAGCACGCTGCGGCCGCCGGACGATTCGCCAAAAAGGGTGACATTGCGCCGATCGCCGCCGAAGGCGGCAATATTGCGTTGTACCCATTGCAGCGCGGCGATCTGATCCAGCAGGGCGAAATTATTGATCGCCTCGCCGGGCGGCGATTCCGCATCCAGCGCCGGGTGCGCAAAAAAACCAAGATGGCCGAGCCGATAGTTG includes:
- a CDS encoding carboxylesterase/lipase family protein, translating into MKNEPLRILTAEGALRGAIDDGIFVFKGIPYAAPPTGPLRWRAPRPATPWKEVRDATQWGNASWQNREYCVLAGGGDPGQLSEDCLYLNVWSPEIQPSRPLPVMVWIHGGGFTIGAGSLSPYNGKPLAARGVVVVTINYRLGHLGFFAHPALDAESPPGEAINNFALLDQIAALQWVQRNIAAFGGDRRNVTLFGESSGGRSVLSLFASPLAAGLFHKGIVQSAYSLPDKKRSEALASGVAAAHHLGLKNATAEALRALPADSFWTLPPHLGNGPVAIAGDRVLPKPVVEVFAAARQHRYPLMIGYNSDEASVLEFFGVDPVATIAKLRARRPLLLKMIKSLYDEHDDRRLGRKVARDMAFGTMTWLAVNAQYRRGVPGWRYYFDYVSENSRDLCPNGSWHGSEIPYVMDTLNAENPQQANRPFTDNDRTFARRVSEYWLRFAHDATEFSHQLQGEVLWPAWRPGEDTTLRFGMKGEAAIVPQTRFMRLRLRLLRLLVRAMVRL